One window of Streptomyces sp. NBC_00273 genomic DNA carries:
- a CDS encoding thioesterase II family protein — translation MIDKQNADGWIRRYHAANESPIRLVCLPHAGGSASFYFPMSQALAPAVDVLSVQYPGRQDRRHEPGITDIGVYADALTSALLPWVDRPLALFGHSMGAVLAFEVTRRLERDHGITPVRVFASGRRSPSSFRPETVHLRDDDGIVAEMRELSGTEAAILGSEEILRMVLPAIRSDYTAIENYRATPQDTVKTPITVLTGESDPRTSGEEAEAWEGHTLGGFDIHRFSGGHFFLAQHQAQILKIVSKELAAATRKG, via the coding sequence TTGATCGACAAGCAGAATGCCGATGGCTGGATCCGTCGCTACCATGCCGCGAACGAAAGCCCGATCCGACTGGTCTGCCTGCCGCACGCCGGCGGATCCGCCTCTTTCTATTTCCCCATGTCCCAGGCGCTGGCCCCGGCGGTGGACGTCCTCTCCGTCCAGTACCCCGGACGCCAGGACCGCCGGCACGAGCCGGGGATCACCGACATCGGCGTCTACGCCGACGCCCTGACCAGCGCACTTCTTCCCTGGGTGGACCGCCCGCTGGCCCTTTTCGGCCACAGCATGGGCGCCGTCCTCGCCTTCGAGGTGACGCGCAGGTTGGAACGCGACCACGGCATCACCCCCGTCCGTGTCTTCGCCTCCGGCCGCCGTTCACCGTCGAGTTTCCGCCCCGAAACCGTGCATCTGCGCGATGACGACGGCATCGTGGCCGAAATGCGGGAACTCAGCGGAACCGAGGCCGCGATTCTCGGCAGCGAAGAGATCCTGCGCATGGTGCTCCCCGCCATTCGCAGCGACTACACCGCGATCGAGAACTACCGCGCCACACCGCAGGACACGGTGAAGACCCCGATCACCGTGCTGACCGGCGAGTCCGACCCCCGCACCAGCGGAGAGGAAGCGGAAGCCTGGGAAGGGCATACCCTCGGCGGATTCGACATCCACCGTTTCTCCGGAGGCCACTTCTTCCTCGCCCAGCATCAGGCGCAGATCCTGAAGATCGTTTCTAAGGAGCTCGCAGCGGCCACCCGAAAGGGCTGA